The following proteins are encoded in a genomic region of Haloarcula marina:
- a CDS encoding metal-dependent transcriptional regulator encodes MNTQAQYLKAIYLTQQQADGPASTGKIADLLDVSPASANEMIGKLEDRGLLDHEKYKGVDLTDDGIQQARDALQNYCIIERFLLEVLEVEEFRTEAKQLEGVIDETVAERLDTIIDREPQCPDCFNAEDDVCGLLKVEAEISGD; translated from the coding sequence ATGAACACGCAAGCCCAGTACCTGAAGGCTATCTACCTCACGCAGCAACAGGCCGACGGTCCCGCCTCGACCGGCAAAATCGCGGACTTGCTCGACGTGAGTCCGGCGAGCGCCAACGAGATGATCGGCAAACTCGAAGATCGCGGCCTGCTGGACCACGAGAAGTACAAGGGCGTCGACCTCACCGACGACGGCATCCAACAGGCCCGCGACGCCCTCCAGAACTACTGCATCATCGAACGATTCCTGCTCGAAGTGCTGGAAGTCGAGGAGTTCCGTACCGAGGCCAAGCAACTCGAAGGCGTCATCGACGAGACGGTCGCAGAACGCCTCGACACCATCATCGACCGCGAACCGCAGTGTCCCGATTGCTTCAACGCCGAGGACGACGTCTGCGGACTACTCAAAGTCGAAGCCGAGATTTCCGGCGACTGA
- a CDS encoding TrmB family transcriptional regulator, protein MGGQLVENLREIGLNEYQSRAYIASVGLGAARLSTLAEKAEIPQQRIYDVVDDLEGLGLVEVRKGSNAKEAVPVPPTVALAELKARHLDDFNSHLDAATDELNDLFDEVDSGTGSISFISQETSIRRHIGRAIESAEWWLFVSLPVSWYPEFEPEIRAAADRGVTVRLLLVGDDEDAIHRRDYPDSVAVNWRPGADTLVAADRNYGVFRAIAAPSISRPALVTDDKNILEMFHRYSEQFWLAANPVRAAETPPLRYLNPCQLVQHHADLLDSTSDLAVTVEGHATTTGRAGTWQGTLRDYVCEPPISANSGFIPQVVSLELSTAEGPVTVGGWDATLEDVAAHGIELSFSE, encoded by the coding sequence ATGGGGGGGCAACTCGTCGAGAATCTGCGTGAAATCGGCCTGAACGAGTACCAATCGCGGGCGTACATCGCCTCCGTCGGCTTGGGCGCCGCACGACTATCCACGCTGGCCGAGAAGGCCGAGATTCCCCAACAGCGTATCTACGACGTCGTCGACGACCTCGAGGGTCTCGGCCTCGTCGAAGTCAGAAAGGGGAGCAACGCGAAAGAGGCCGTCCCCGTCCCTCCGACCGTCGCGCTCGCCGAACTGAAAGCGCGACACCTCGACGATTTCAACTCGCACCTCGACGCGGCGACTGACGAGTTGAACGACCTGTTCGACGAAGTCGACAGCGGCACCGGGTCGATCAGTTTCATCAGCCAAGAGACCTCCATCCGCCGCCACATCGGACGCGCGATAGAGAGCGCCGAGTGGTGGCTGTTCGTCTCGCTCCCGGTGTCGTGGTATCCGGAGTTCGAACCCGAGATTCGCGCCGCCGCCGACCGCGGCGTCACGGTCCGCCTCCTCCTCGTCGGCGACGACGAGGACGCCATTCACCGGCGGGACTATCCCGATTCGGTCGCCGTCAACTGGCGGCCCGGTGCCGATACGCTCGTGGCCGCCGACCGAAACTACGGCGTCTTCCGCGCCATCGCCGCCCCGTCGATTTCGCGGCCAGCGCTCGTGACCGACGACAAGAACATCCTCGAAATGTTCCACCGCTACAGCGAGCAGTTCTGGTTGGCCGCGAATCCGGTACGGGCCGCCGAAACCCCGCCCCTTCGCTACCTCAACCCCTGCCAACTCGTGCAGCACCACGCCGACCTCCTCGATTCGACCTCCGACCTCGCCGTCACCGTCGAGGGCCACGCCACGACGACGGGACGGGCCGGGACGTGGCAGGGGACACTTCGGGACTACGTCTGCGAGCCACCAATCTCCGCGAACTCGGGATTCATCCCCCAAGTCGTCAGCCTCGAACTGTCGACGGCCGAGGGACCGGTGACCGTCGGTGGGTGGGACGCGACGCTCGAAGACGTCGCCGCCCACGGTATCGAACTCTCGTTCTCTGAGTGA
- a CDS encoding winged helix-turn-helix domain-containing protein: MITISDATQTDECAEEAVTELFDALSHPHRRAVVDALDDGSCKSLTELARVVSRRERSLSVREASVGLWHCHLPKLCRAGVLRHDEGADVYELDDRHSDILSVEP; encoded by the coding sequence ATGATTACGATTTCCGACGCCACGCAAACGGACGAGTGCGCCGAAGAGGCAGTGACTGAACTGTTCGATGCTCTCTCACACCCGCATCGCCGCGCAGTCGTGGATGCGCTCGACGACGGTTCGTGCAAATCGCTCACAGAACTAGCACGCGTCGTCAGCAGACGAGAGCGGTCGCTCTCGGTGCGTGAGGCGAGCGTCGGCCTGTGGCACTGCCACCTCCCGAAGCTTTGCCGAGCGGGAGTGCTCAGGCACGACGAAGGGGCCGACGTGTACGAACTCGACGACCGGCATTCGGACATCCTGTCCGTCGAGCCCTGA
- a CDS encoding GNAT family N-acetyltransferase, which yields MELRPATPADRPAIRDVARRSLQASYSLGPQAINSAIEEWYDEDRLEATLADEERLLLVAEKAGQVVGFSESVISADNTGTLLWLHVDPAHRGEGIASSLFDATYDHLQERGATHLHGRVLADNVEGNAFYEAHGFENTGTESVEIDGRTYVENLYSESEQWGREPVETDDGRTVYVDHDNHERGSIAPFHVVYADEGGDERYGYFCSNCNTLANAMDSMGRIECDTCGNVRKPLRWDAAYL from the coding sequence ATGGAACTTCGACCAGCGACTCCGGCGGACCGGCCCGCGATCCGGGACGTGGCCCGCCGGTCACTGCAGGCATCGTACTCGCTCGGCCCGCAAGCGATCAACAGCGCCATCGAAGAGTGGTACGACGAGGACCGGTTGGAGGCGACGTTGGCCGACGAGGAACGGCTCTTATTGGTCGCCGAGAAGGCCGGACAGGTCGTCGGCTTCTCCGAGAGCGTCATCTCGGCGGACAACACCGGGACGCTGCTCTGGCTACACGTCGACCCCGCGCACCGCGGCGAGGGTATCGCATCGTCGTTGTTCGACGCGACGTACGACCACCTCCAAGAACGCGGCGCGACCCACCTCCACGGCCGCGTGCTGGCCGACAACGTCGAGGGCAACGCCTTCTACGAGGCGCACGGCTTCGAGAACACCGGGACCGAGAGCGTCGAGATAGACGGCCGAACCTACGTCGAGAACCTCTACTCCGAGAGCGAGCAGTGGGGTCGCGAACCCGTCGAGACGGACGACGGTCGGACGGTGTACGTCGACCACGACAACCACGAGCGCGGCTCTATCGCGCCGTTCCACGTCGTCTATGCCGACGAAGGCGGCGACGAGCGGTACGGATACTTCTGTAGTAACTGCAACACGCTCGCCAACGCGATGGACTCGATGGGACGCATCGAGTGCGACACCTGCGGCAACGTCCGGAAACCGCTTCGCTGGGACGCCGCGTACCTCTAG
- a CDS encoding HD domain-containing protein produces the protein MGVEIRESPVSDEEFEAMQEFVHDYLAASVENEDEGGRMRWYPWHSAEYRFNHILNVVDIATSIAQKEGANVDVTRVAALFHDIAKLEAEQDVHAEAGARIAREYLLTHGDYPESFIEQVCRAVEDHSYQGDLSNLSLETQCLIEADILDKVGANGTALMLLRMGYESRTHMDAAEMVDRVIERGEDAKDRVESDTAESIVHQRLKRTRWFQEWLETEVSEMAAEESLDDVATGMGDS, from the coding sequence GTGGGCGTCGAGATTAGGGAGTCGCCAGTCTCGGACGAGGAATTCGAAGCGATGCAGGAGTTCGTCCACGACTACCTCGCCGCCAGTGTCGAGAACGAGGACGAGGGCGGACGGATGCGCTGGTACCCGTGGCACTCCGCGGAGTATCGGTTCAACCACATCCTCAACGTCGTCGACATCGCGACGAGCATCGCCCAGAAGGAGGGCGCGAACGTCGACGTGACCCGCGTGGCCGCGCTGTTCCACGATATCGCGAAACTGGAGGCCGAGCAGGACGTTCACGCGGAAGCAGGGGCCCGCATCGCACGCGAGTACCTCCTCACTCACGGTGACTACCCGGAGTCGTTCATCGAACAGGTCTGTCGGGCCGTCGAGGACCATTCCTACCAAGGCGACCTCTCGAACCTCTCGCTGGAGACGCAGTGCCTCATCGAGGCCGACATCCTGGATAAGGTCGGCGCGAACGGGACGGCGCTCATGCTCCTGCGGATGGGCTACGAGTCCCGGACCCACATGGACGCCGCCGAGATGGTCGACCGCGTCATCGAACGCGGCGAGGACGCCAAAGACCGCGTCGAGAGCGATACGGCGGAGTCTATCGTCCACCAGCGACTCAAGCGAACGCGGTGGTTCCAGGAATGGCTGGAGACGGAAGTCTCGGAGATGGCGGCCGAAGAGAGCCTCGACGACGTGGCGACCGGCATGGGCGACTCCTGA
- a CDS encoding LysE family translocator, which produces MHHWLPPLTSHPDGLALIPTAVGGIVFGLALAAPPGPMNAVIAEESALRGWRAGLFAGLGAMTADACFFVLSLVGVTTLVTELPLLRAAMVGAGGLLMLWFAYGAVEEASAFTGEDGVDTADTESRGFRKALVLALTNPYQVVFWLTVGVGLLRPGRVDALSYLPVVGADLAGLLVVRTGHPVLLAGLFGGIALWITGFPAAIVAARNRVERVAPVVASVSAVVLALSGLLFLTQASTALFEAGTAAVDSLLSGLT; this is translated from the coding sequence ATGCATCACTGGCTCCCCCCGCTCACGAGTCACCCTGACGGACTCGCCCTCATTCCGACGGCCGTCGGCGGTATCGTCTTCGGACTCGCGTTGGCCGCGCCACCGGGGCCGATGAACGCCGTCATCGCCGAGGAGAGCGCGCTGCGCGGGTGGCGGGCGGGCCTGTTCGCCGGACTGGGTGCGATGACCGCCGACGCCTGTTTCTTCGTCCTGTCGCTCGTCGGCGTGACGACGCTCGTCACCGAACTGCCACTCCTCAGGGCCGCGATGGTCGGTGCGGGCGGCCTGCTGATGCTGTGGTTCGCCTACGGGGCCGTCGAGGAAGCGAGCGCGTTCACCGGTGAAGATGGGGTCGACACGGCAGATACCGAAAGTCGCGGATTCCGGAAGGCGCTCGTCCTCGCACTGACGAATCCCTATCAGGTCGTGTTCTGGCTGACCGTCGGCGTCGGCCTACTCCGACCCGGACGCGTCGACGCGCTCTCGTACCTGCCCGTCGTCGGCGCGGACCTCGCTGGCCTGTTGGTCGTCCGGACGGGGCATCCGGTGCTACTGGCGGGGCTGTTCGGCGGTATCGCCCTGTGGATAACGGGGTTCCCGGCGGCCATCGTCGCCGCGCGCAACCGGGTGGAACGGGTCGCTCCGGTCGTCGCCAGCGTCAGCGCCGTGGTCCTGGCGCTCTCGGGCCTCCTCTTTCTCACCCAGGCGTCGACGGCGCTGTTCGAGGCGGGAACGGCCGCCGTCGACAGCCTCCTTTCGGGACTGACGTAG
- a CDS encoding coiled-coil protein, whose amino-acid sequence MADSIEESKNVTVTEEDLENKSKGELIKLAGQLRDRRNELNQMASERASNRDDLNAKTREKVDEAQEHREKRDELNEQVQEHKDQRNELNAEANELFDKVDGMKNDLELDEGKSVDELKDEIEDLEFKQQTEVLSSEDEKELIEKIEDKREKLQQKQEKLDQSGDLEGLKEEAEEVRSEASKHHQKVTELADEAQKHHNQMIEAYREADEIRDEADEMHEKFVEAQEAADQHHEDFVRVQKRLRELDKKEEQQERSQREEKQEAAREEAEEIYQKFKEGETLDTEDLMKLQKAGKL is encoded by the coding sequence ATGGCAGACTCGATAGAAGAATCGAAGAACGTTACAGTAACAGAAGAGGATCTCGAAAACAAATCGAAAGGCGAGCTCATCAAACTCGCCGGTCAGCTCCGCGACCGACGGAACGAGCTGAACCAGATGGCTTCCGAGCGGGCCTCCAACCGCGACGACCTGAACGCGAAGACGCGCGAAAAGGTCGACGAGGCACAGGAACACCGCGAGAAGCGCGACGAGCTCAACGAGCAGGTCCAAGAACACAAGGACCAGCGCAACGAGCTCAACGCCGAGGCCAACGAGCTGTTCGACAAGGTCGACGGGATGAAAAACGACCTCGAACTCGACGAGGGAAAGTCCGTCGACGAACTCAAGGACGAGATTGAAGACCTCGAGTTCAAGCAGCAGACCGAGGTTCTCTCCTCCGAGGACGAGAAGGAACTCATCGAGAAAATCGAGGACAAGCGCGAGAAGCTCCAGCAGAAACAGGAGAAACTCGACCAGAGCGGTGACCTCGAAGGGCTCAAAGAGGAGGCCGAAGAGGTCCGCTCGGAAGCCTCGAAGCACCACCAGAAGGTGACGGAACTCGCCGACGAGGCCCAGAAGCACCACAACCAGATGATCGAGGCCTACCGCGAGGCCGACGAGATTCGCGACGAGGCCGACGAGATGCACGAGAAGTTCGTGGAGGCCCAAGAGGCCGCCGACCAGCACCACGAGGACTTCGTCCGCGTCCAGAAGCGCCTGCGCGAACTCGACAAGAAAGAGGAGCAGCAGGAGCGCTCCCAGCGCGAGGAGAAGCAGGAGGCCGCCCGCGAAGAGGCCGAGGAGATTTATCAGAAGTTCAAGGAGGGCGAGACGCTCGACACCGAGGACCTGATGAAGCTCCAGAAGGCTGGCAAGCTCTAA
- a CDS encoding hydrolase: MSLEWRGAAVPPDDEMPDPDEWDPVTVPGRPTELVDADADAVAYETTFSDPRDGNDAHAALVLRGAYAHTRVWCNGERVATHDNYAAPLRVRLPDAEEYRIVVQCRAPEDRFGGLHATDALPTERSVPGIWWDAALETYPDPYVSAIRARPRITDDGAAVDVTAEVVTNEAIDDRLTLTLRPEGSGRGGGMMDRTRVATGSGHTTVQHTIDVRDPSLWWPHDRGDQPRYVVRAKLDDAANEVTTGLRSVTRDGDGFVVNGERVPVRGVTLLDPTPEDVPRAVAANANLVRVRAQAVPPAVADACDEHGVLLWADLPLTGPGGFDADRGADLATELVRTNGNHPSLVAVGVHDEPVEPYANGLGSGTLDRLRFRWRAWRADYDDASAQRVADAVDDLPTFSVVGPPGIDPDAVTLYPGWQYGGVGDLPWLCDHFGVGDVVAGFGAGSLGNESPTDETGFDRAVHDARTDGGTADSQAYQARVVQALAGQFRHRESEVVILDSLRDASDAGMGVVNQTGVEKPAYDELSDSYQPTQVVLASPRPGESDVVLCHDRPERATVTVEWDHNGDREQAEHTVGAFGRVTVGSLNLAAGDDVTLAVAVGDGAVKNQYEIADI; encoded by the coding sequence ATGTCGCTGGAGTGGCGCGGCGCGGCGGTACCGCCGGACGATGAGATGCCGGACCCCGACGAGTGGGACCCCGTGACGGTTCCGGGGCGGCCGACCGAACTCGTAGACGCCGATGCCGACGCCGTCGCCTACGAGACGACGTTTTCCGACCCCCGAGACGGCAACGACGCACACGCGGCGCTGGTTCTGCGCGGGGCGTACGCGCACACTCGCGTCTGGTGTAACGGCGAACGAGTCGCGACCCACGACAACTACGCCGCGCCGCTCCGCGTCCGTCTGCCCGACGCCGAGGAGTACCGCATCGTCGTGCAGTGTCGCGCCCCCGAGGACCGATTCGGCGGTCTCCACGCGACCGATGCGCTCCCGACCGAACGGTCCGTACCGGGAATCTGGTGGGACGCGGCGCTCGAAACGTATCCCGACCCGTACGTGAGCGCCATCCGCGCCCGGCCGCGGATAACCGACGACGGAGCGGCCGTCGACGTGACCGCCGAAGTCGTGACGAACGAGGCCATCGACGACCGACTGACGCTGACGCTCCGGCCAGAGGGGAGCGGCCGAGGCGGCGGGATGATGGACCGCACTCGGGTGGCGACCGGGTCGGGCCACACCACGGTCCAACACACCATCGACGTGCGCGACCCCTCGCTGTGGTGGCCGCACGACCGAGGCGACCAACCGCGCTACGTCGTCAGGGCGAAACTCGACGACGCCGCGAACGAGGTGACGACCGGCCTCCGGTCGGTCACCCGCGATGGCGACGGCTTCGTGGTCAACGGCGAGCGAGTCCCCGTCAGGGGCGTCACCCTGCTCGACCCGACCCCCGAGGACGTACCCCGCGCCGTCGCCGCGAACGCGAATCTCGTTCGCGTCCGGGCGCAAGCGGTTCCGCCCGCCGTCGCCGACGCCTGCGACGAACACGGCGTCCTCCTCTGGGCGGACCTGCCGCTCACCGGTCCCGGCGGGTTCGACGCCGACCGCGGGGCAGACCTCGCGACGGAACTCGTTCGAACGAACGGCAACCATCCGAGTCTGGTGGCCGTCGGCGTCCACGACGAACCGGTCGAACCGTACGCGAACGGCCTCGGGTCGGGGACGCTCGACCGCCTGCGCTTCCGGTGGCGGGCGTGGCGGGCCGACTACGACGACGCCTCGGCCCAGCGAGTCGCCGACGCCGTCGACGACCTACCGACGTTCTCCGTCGTCGGACCGCCGGGAATCGACCCCGACGCGGTGACGCTGTATCCCGGCTGGCAGTACGGCGGCGTCGGTGACCTGCCGTGGCTCTGTGACCACTTCGGCGTCGGTGACGTGGTCGCCGGTTTCGGTGCCGGGTCGCTCGGGAACGAGTCGCCGACCGACGAGACGGGGTTCGACCGGGCAGTCCACGACGCCCGCACCGACGGCGGAACCGCCGACTCGCAGGCGTATCAGGCCCGAGTCGTCCAAGCGCTCGCGGGACAGTTCCGCCACCGCGAGAGCGAAGTCGTGATTCTGGACAGCCTACGGGACGCCAGCGACGCGGGGATGGGCGTCGTCAACCAAACGGGCGTCGAGAAGCCCGCGTACGACGAACTCAGCGACAGCTACCAGCCCACGCAGGTCGTTCTCGCGTCGCCGAGGCCGGGCGAGAGCGACGTTGTCCTCTGTCACGACCGACCGGAGCGAGCGACGGTGACCGTGGAGTGGGACCACAACGGCGACCGCGAACAGGCCGAACACACCGTCGGCGCGTTCGGTCGGGTCACCGTCGGGTCGCTGAATCTCGCTGCTGGCGACGACGTGACGCTCGCCGTGGCCGTGGGCGACGGCGCAGTGAAAAATCAGTACGAAATCGCGGATATATAA
- a CDS encoding DUF371 domain-containing protein — protein sequence MSLEVVVSAEGHEHVSGQHSSTLEVTSDDFLTPAGDCILGIEADTVPAEFDDEFVAACRDADATVTATLEADGHRVTVEGSGHPDLSFESDRSHVIRTSDYVDDRTVMVGADAAAGDVDRGLVAALADGAALTMTLTVDPA from the coding sequence ATGTCACTCGAAGTCGTCGTCAGCGCGGAGGGTCACGAACACGTCAGCGGACAGCACTCCAGCACGCTGGAGGTCACCAGCGACGACTTCCTCACTCCCGCGGGCGACTGTATCCTCGGCATCGAGGCCGACACCGTTCCCGCAGAATTCGACGACGAGTTCGTCGCCGCCTGCCGGGACGCCGACGCGACCGTCACGGCGACGCTCGAAGCGGACGGCCACCGCGTCACCGTCGAGGGGTCGGGCCACCCGGACCTCTCCTTCGAGAGCGACCGAAGTCACGTCATCCGTACGAGCGACTACGTCGACGACCGGACGGTGATGGTCGGCGCGGACGCGGCCGCGGGCGACGTGGACAGGGGGCTCGTGGCCGCACTCGCCGACGGGGCGGCCCTCACGATGACGCTGACGGTCGACCCGGCCTGA
- a CDS encoding tyrosine-type recombinase/integrase: MKNITRKKFNHELGYEFVVSRRNKSENQTLTGYRVASDGFLTFLDERETELEDVDWTDIDAWISSMVDEYAESSIKTRYNHLRTFIAWLQARKGYFRDRDVLPTDAKHLDITEYITRGKTRKEEEMNAKGGIVWVRDEEYELLKQNVPEPKFRNELILKMLRGMGLRRSEVAELQITPQMEHQDRYGAINLDDSKLMTPPVKSDSGREMWFGSGIARPLRRWIDTEREPVYYSDDSDYLFPSRSSEQLKPKSVTSMVVKAAERAGIQSTMYTDAGGGKRNRITPHALRHAYGVTHVRNGTDIMTLKNLMGHADISTTQTYLQFRDEKMREAQHRNAPDV; encoded by the coding sequence ATGAAGAACATCACCCGAAAAAAGTTCAATCACGAACTGGGTTACGAGTTCGTCGTCTCTCGGCGGAACAAGAGCGAGAACCAGACGCTGACGGGGTATAGAGTCGCATCCGACGGATTCCTCACGTTCCTCGACGAGCGTGAGACGGAGCTCGAGGACGTGGACTGGACGGACATCGACGCGTGGATCAGCTCGATGGTGGATGAGTACGCCGAGTCGTCTATCAAGACACGTTACAACCATCTGCGCACGTTCATCGCTTGGCTGCAGGCTCGTAAGGGGTATTTCCGCGACCGTGACGTGCTCCCAACTGATGCGAAACATCTGGACATCACGGAGTACATCACTCGCGGCAAGACGCGCAAGGAAGAGGAGATGAACGCGAAGGGCGGAATTGTCTGGGTGCGAGACGAGGAGTACGAGCTGCTGAAGCAGAACGTGCCCGAGCCGAAGTTCAGGAACGAACTGATCCTCAAAATGCTCCGCGGGATGGGGTTGCGGCGGTCGGAAGTCGCCGAACTCCAAATCACTCCACAAATGGAACATCAAGACCGTTATGGGGCAATCAATCTCGATGACAGCAAGCTGATGACACCCCCAGTCAAGAGTGACAGCGGTCGTGAGATGTGGTTCGGATCCGGGATTGCTCGGCCACTGCGCCGCTGGATCGACACCGAGCGCGAACCGGTCTACTATTCGGACGATTCAGACTACCTATTCCCCTCTCGCAGCTCGGAACAGCTGAAGCCGAAGAGTGTGACAAGTATGGTGGTGAAAGCCGCTGAACGAGCGGGTATCCAGTCGACGATGTACACGGACGCGGGCGGGGGAAAGAGAAATCGAATCACTCCCCACGCACTGCGGCACGCGTACGGCGTCACTCACGTCCGCAACGGCACGGACATCATGACATTGAAGAATCTGATGGGGCACGCCGACATCAGCACCACGCAGACCTACCTCCAGTTCCGAGATGAAAAGATGCGGGAAGCTCAGCACCGGAACGCGCCCGATGTTTAG